Proteins encoded within one genomic window of Suricata suricatta isolate VVHF042 chromosome 17, meerkat_22Aug2017_6uvM2_HiC, whole genome shotgun sequence:
- the FMNL1 gene encoding formin-like protein 1 isoform X4: MVRPDVPGRQRVEDRAQALESGRLRNCMNLPPDKVQLLSQYDNEKKWELICDQERFQVKNPPTAYIQKLKSYLETGGVSRKFKRRVQESTQVLRELEISLRTNHIGWVEEFLNEENRGLDVLLEYLAFAQCSVTYDMESTDNGVPGSEKSKPLEQSVEDLSKGPPSALPPQPKSRHLTIKCPPSPRLTPAHSRKALRNSRIVSQKDDVHVCIMCLRAIMNYQSGFSLVMTHPACVNEIALSLNNKNPRTKALVLELLAAVCLVRGGHDIILAAFDNFKEVCGEQHRFEKLMEYFQKEDSNIDFMVACMQFINIVVHSVENMNFRVFLQYEFTHLGLDLYLERLRLTESDKLQVQIQAYLDNVFDVGALLEDTETKNAVLEHMEELQEQVAQLTEKLRDAENESMAKIAELEKQLSQARKELETLRERFSESTPMVASRRPPEPEKVPTPVPARPSALELKVEELEEKGLIRILRGPGDAVSIEILPVAVATTSSSDAGTPTPTPGVPTGSPSPGSDLPPAGEPQLVAGAVPPPPPPPPPPPPPLPGLPTHQEATPLAPPLGPPLPGSSEPPPPPPPLPGDVPPPPPPPPLPSGTDGPVPPPPPPPPGGPSDAPEMGPGVKAKKPIQTKFRMPLLNWVALKPSQITGTVFTELNDEKVLQELDMSDFEEQFKTKSQGPSLDLSALKGKAAQKAPSKAILIEANRAKNLAITLRKGNLGADRICQAIEMYDLQALGLDFLELLTRFLPTEYERSLIARFEREQRPMEELSEEDRFMLRFSRIPRLPERMATLTFLGNFPETVQLLMPQLNAIIAASMSIKSSDKLRQILEIVLAFGNYMNSSKRGAAYGFRLQSLDVLLEMKSTDRKQTLLHYLVKVIAEKYPQLTGFHSDLHFLDKAGSVSLDSVLGDVRSLQRGLELTQREFVRQDDCTVLKEFLRTNSPTMDKLLADSKTAQEAYESVVEYFGENPKTTSPSMFFSLFSRFIKAYKKAEQEVEQWKKEAAAQEAGADAPGRGEVPAPKSPPKARRQQMDLISELKRKQQKEPLIYESDRDGAIEDIITDLRNQPYIRADTGRRSARRRPPGPPLQVTSDISL; encoded by the exons ATGGTCAGGCCAGATGTGCCAGGGAGGCAGCGTGTGGAAGACAGAGCCCAGGCCCTGGAGTCAGGCCGACTTAGA AACTGCATGAACTTGCCCCCGGACAAGGTGCAGCTGCTGAGCCAGTATGACAACGAGAAGAAGTGGGAGCTCATTTGTGACCAG GAGCGGTTTCAAGTCAAGAACCCTCCCACAGCCTATATCCAGAAGCTGAAGAGCTACCTGGAAACTGGTGGGGTCAGCCGAAAG TTTAAGAGGCGAGTTCAGGAGTCTACACAGGTGCTGCGGGAGCTGGAGATCTCCCTGAGGACAAACCACATTGG GTGGGTGGAGGAGTTCCTCAATGAGGAGAACCGTGGCCTGGATGTACTTCTCGAGTACCTGGCTTTTGCCCAGTGCTCCGTCAC GTATGACATGGAGAGCACAGACAACGGGGTGCCCGGGTCAGAGAAGAGCAAGCCCTTGGAGCAGTCGGTGGAAGATCTCAGCAAGGGTCCACCCTCAGCCTTGCCTCCACAGCCCAAGAGTCGCCACCTGACCATCAA gtgccccccttctCCCCG GCTGACCCCAGCCCACAGCAGGAAGGCCCTGCGGAATTCTCGCATCGTTAGCCAGAAGGATGACGTCCATGTCTGTATCATGTGCTTGCGTGCCATCATGAACTACCAG TCTGGCTTCAGCCTGGTCATGACGCACCCAGCCTGTGTCAATGAGATTGCCCTGAGCCTCAACAACAAGAACCCCAG aacCAAGGCTCTGGTGCTGGAGCTGCTGGCGGCGGTGTGTCTGGTGCGAGGAGGACATGACATCATCCTTGCGGCCTTCGACAACTTCAAGGAG GTGTGTGGGGAGCAGCACCGCTTTGAAAAGCTGATGGAATATTTCCAGAAAGAGGACAGCAACATTGACTTCATG GTGGCCTGCATGCAATTCATCAACATCGTGGTCCACTCTGTGGAGAACATGAACTTCCGTGTCTTCTTGCAATATGAGTTCACCCACCTGGGCTTGGACTTATACTTGGAG AGGCTCCGGCTCACGGAGAGTGACAAGCTGCAGGTGCAGATTCAAGCATACTTGGACAATGTGTTTGATGTGGGTGCGCTGCTGGAGGACACTGAGACTAAGAATGCTGTGCTGGAGCACATGGAGGAGCTGCAGGAGCAGGTGGCCCAG CTGACAGAAAAGCTTCGGGACGCGGAGAACGAATCCATGGCCAAGATTGCCGAGCTGGAAAAGCAGCTAAGCCAGGCTCGAAAGGAATTGGAGACCCTGCGG GAACGCTTCAGCGAGTCGACCCCCATGGTCGCCTCTAGGCGTCCCCCTGAGCCTGAGAAAGTGCCTACCCCCGTCCCTGCACGGCCTTCGGCCCTAGAGCTTAAGGTGGAGGAGCTAGAAGAGAAGGGGTTAATCCGTATTCTGCGGGGGCCCGGGGATGCTGTCTCCATCGAGATCCTCCCGGTCGCTGTGGCAACTACAAGCAGCAGTGACGCTGGGACTCCGACTCCGACTCCCGGAGTGCCCACCGGCTCACCCAGCCCAG GCTCAGATCTCCCGCCTGCGGGAGAGCCACAGCTGGTTGCTGGAGcagtacccccacccccaccgccaccgccaccaccgccccccccacTGCCCGGCCTCCCCACCCATCAGGAAGCCACGCCTTTGGCGCCCCCACTGGGCCCACCCCTACCTGGTAGCTCggagcccccgcccccgcccccaccgctaCCGGGAGATGTGCCgcctccacccccaccgccaCCGCTGCCTTCTGGCACAGATGGGCCAGTGCCTCCACCGCCCCCACCGCCTCCGGGAGGTCCCTCTGATGCCCCAGAGATGGGCCCAG GAGTGAAGGCCAAGAAACCCATACAGACCAAGTTCAGAATGCCACTCTTAAACTGGGTGGCCCTGAAACCCAGCCAGATCACGGGCACTGTCTTCACTGAGCTCAATGATGAGAAGGTGCTGCAG GAGCTAGACATGAGTGACTTTGAGGAGCAGTTCAAGACAAAATCCCAAGGTCCCAGCCTAGACCTCAGTGCTCTCAAGGGTAAGGCGGCCCAGAAGGCCCCTAGCAAGGCCATCCTCATCGAGGCTAACCGGGCCAAGAACCTGGCCATCACCTTGCGCAAGGGCAACCTGGGGGCTGATCGCATCTGCCAGGCCATCGAGAT GTACGACCTCCAGGCTCTTGGCCTAGACTTCCTGGAATTGCTGACCCGCTTCTTGCCCACGGAATATGAGCGTAGCCTCATTGCCCGCTTCGAGCGGGAACAGCGACCCATGGAGGAACTGTCGGAGGAGGATCGATTCATGCTTCGCTTCAGCCGCATCCCGCGCCTGCCAGAGCGCATGGCCACGCTCACCTTCCTGGGCAACTTTCCCGAGACTGTGCAGCTGCTCATGCCG CAACTGAATGCCATAATTgcagcctcaatgtccatcaagtCCTCTGACAAACTCCGCCAGATCCTGGAG atTGTCCTGGCCTTTGGCAACTACATGAACAGCAGTAAGCGTGGAGCAGCCTATGGCTTCCGGCTCCAGAGTCTGGATGTG CTGCTGGAGATGAAGTCGACTGACCGCAAGCAGACGCTGCTGCACTATCTGGTGAAGGTCATTGCTGAGAAGTACCCACAGCTCACAGGCTTCCACAGTGACCTGCACTTCCTGGACAAGGCAGGCTCAG tgtCCCTGGACAGTGTCCTAGGGGACGTGCGCTCCCTACAGCGAGGCCTAGAGTTGACCCAGAGAGAGTTTGTGCGGCAGGACGACTGCACGGTGCTCAAGGAGTTCCTGAGGACCAACTCGCCCACCATGGATAAGCTTTTGGCGGACAGCAAGACGGCTCAG GAGGCCTACGAGTCTGTGGTGGAGTACTTCGGAGAGAACCCCAAGACCACCTCCCCCTCCATGTTCTTTTCCCTCTTCAGCCGCTTTATCAAGGCCTACAAG AAAGCCGAGCAAGAGGTGGAACAGTGGAAGAAAGAAGCAGCAGCCCAGGAGGCAGGCGCTGACgccccaggcagaggggaagTCCCAGCACCCAAG TCACCACCCAAGGCCCGGCGGCAGCAGATGGACCTCATCTCTGAGCTGAAGCGGAAGCAGCAGAAGGAGCCTCTTATCTATGAGAGTGACCGTGATGGGGCCATTGAAGATATCATCACAG ATCTGCGGAACCAGCCCTACATCCGCGCAGACACAGGCCGCAGAAGCGCTCGCCGGCGCCCCCCGGGGCCCCCCCTGCAGGTCACCTCGGACATCTCTCTGTAA
- the FMNL1 gene encoding formin-like protein 1 isoform X3 — MVRPDVPGRQRVEDRAQALESGRLRNCMNLPPDKVQLLSQYDNEKKWELICDQERFQVKNPPTAYIQKLKSYLETGGVSRKVAADWMSNLGFKRRVQESTQVLRELEISLRTNHIGWVEEFLNEENRGLDVLLEYLAFAQCSVTYDMESTDNGVPGSEKSKPLEQSVEDLSKGPPSALPPQPKSRHLTIKLTPAHSRKALRNSRIVSQKDDVHVCIMCLRAIMNYQSGFSLVMTHPACVNEIALSLNNKNPRTKALVLELLAAVCLVRGGHDIILAAFDNFKEVCGEQHRFEKLMEYFQKEDSNIDFMVACMQFINIVVHSVENMNFRVFLQYEFTHLGLDLYLERLRLTESDKLQVQIQAYLDNVFDVGALLEDTETKNAVLEHMEELQEQVAQLTEKLRDAENESMAKIAELEKQLSQARKELETLRERFSESTPMVASRRPPEPEKVPTPVPARPSALELKVEELEEKGLIRILRGPGDAVSIEILPVAVATTSSSDAGTPTPTPGVPTGSPSPGSDLPPAGEPQLVAGAVPPPPPPPPPPPPPLPGLPTHQEATPLAPPLGPPLPGSSEPPPPPPPLPGDVPPPPPPPPLPSGTDGPVPPPPPPPPGGPSDAPEMGPGVKAKKPIQTKFRMPLLNWVALKPSQITGTVFTELNDEKVLQELDMSDFEEQFKTKSQGPSLDLSALKGKAAQKAPSKAILIEANRAKNLAITLRKGNLGADRICQAIEMYDLQALGLDFLELLTRFLPTEYERSLIARFEREQRPMEELSEEDRFMLRFSRIPRLPERMATLTFLGNFPETVQLLMPQLNAIIAASMSIKSSDKLRQILEIVLAFGNYMNSSKRGAAYGFRLQSLDVLLEMKSTDRKQTLLHYLVKVIAEKYPQLTGFHSDLHFLDKAGSVSLDSVLGDVRSLQRGLELTQREFVRQDDCTVLKEFLRTNSPTMDKLLADSKTAQEAYESVVEYFGENPKTTSPSMFFSLFSRFIKAYKKAEQEVEQWKKEAAAQEAGADAPGRGEVPAPKSPPKARRQQMDLISELKRKQQKEPLIYESDRDGAIEDIITDLRNQPYIRADTGRRSARRRPPGPPLQVTSDISL; from the exons ATGGTCAGGCCAGATGTGCCAGGGAGGCAGCGTGTGGAAGACAGAGCCCAGGCCCTGGAGTCAGGCCGACTTAGA AACTGCATGAACTTGCCCCCGGACAAGGTGCAGCTGCTGAGCCAGTATGACAACGAGAAGAAGTGGGAGCTCATTTGTGACCAG GAGCGGTTTCAAGTCAAGAACCCTCCCACAGCCTATATCCAGAAGCTGAAGAGCTACCTGGAAACTGGTGGGGTCAGCCGAAAGGTAGCAGCGGACTGGATGTCTAACCTGGGG TTTAAGAGGCGAGTTCAGGAGTCTACACAGGTGCTGCGGGAGCTGGAGATCTCCCTGAGGACAAACCACATTGG GTGGGTGGAGGAGTTCCTCAATGAGGAGAACCGTGGCCTGGATGTACTTCTCGAGTACCTGGCTTTTGCCCAGTGCTCCGTCAC GTATGACATGGAGAGCACAGACAACGGGGTGCCCGGGTCAGAGAAGAGCAAGCCCTTGGAGCAGTCGGTGGAAGATCTCAGCAAGGGTCCACCCTCAGCCTTGCCTCCACAGCCCAAGAGTCGCCACCTGACCATCAA GCTGACCCCAGCCCACAGCAGGAAGGCCCTGCGGAATTCTCGCATCGTTAGCCAGAAGGATGACGTCCATGTCTGTATCATGTGCTTGCGTGCCATCATGAACTACCAG TCTGGCTTCAGCCTGGTCATGACGCACCCAGCCTGTGTCAATGAGATTGCCCTGAGCCTCAACAACAAGAACCCCAG aacCAAGGCTCTGGTGCTGGAGCTGCTGGCGGCGGTGTGTCTGGTGCGAGGAGGACATGACATCATCCTTGCGGCCTTCGACAACTTCAAGGAG GTGTGTGGGGAGCAGCACCGCTTTGAAAAGCTGATGGAATATTTCCAGAAAGAGGACAGCAACATTGACTTCATG GTGGCCTGCATGCAATTCATCAACATCGTGGTCCACTCTGTGGAGAACATGAACTTCCGTGTCTTCTTGCAATATGAGTTCACCCACCTGGGCTTGGACTTATACTTGGAG AGGCTCCGGCTCACGGAGAGTGACAAGCTGCAGGTGCAGATTCAAGCATACTTGGACAATGTGTTTGATGTGGGTGCGCTGCTGGAGGACACTGAGACTAAGAATGCTGTGCTGGAGCACATGGAGGAGCTGCAGGAGCAGGTGGCCCAG CTGACAGAAAAGCTTCGGGACGCGGAGAACGAATCCATGGCCAAGATTGCCGAGCTGGAAAAGCAGCTAAGCCAGGCTCGAAAGGAATTGGAGACCCTGCGG GAACGCTTCAGCGAGTCGACCCCCATGGTCGCCTCTAGGCGTCCCCCTGAGCCTGAGAAAGTGCCTACCCCCGTCCCTGCACGGCCTTCGGCCCTAGAGCTTAAGGTGGAGGAGCTAGAAGAGAAGGGGTTAATCCGTATTCTGCGGGGGCCCGGGGATGCTGTCTCCATCGAGATCCTCCCGGTCGCTGTGGCAACTACAAGCAGCAGTGACGCTGGGACTCCGACTCCGACTCCCGGAGTGCCCACCGGCTCACCCAGCCCAG GCTCAGATCTCCCGCCTGCGGGAGAGCCACAGCTGGTTGCTGGAGcagtacccccacccccaccgccaccgccaccaccgccccccccacTGCCCGGCCTCCCCACCCATCAGGAAGCCACGCCTTTGGCGCCCCCACTGGGCCCACCCCTACCTGGTAGCTCggagcccccgcccccgcccccaccgctaCCGGGAGATGTGCCgcctccacccccaccgccaCCGCTGCCTTCTGGCACAGATGGGCCAGTGCCTCCACCGCCCCCACCGCCTCCGGGAGGTCCCTCTGATGCCCCAGAGATGGGCCCAG GAGTGAAGGCCAAGAAACCCATACAGACCAAGTTCAGAATGCCACTCTTAAACTGGGTGGCCCTGAAACCCAGCCAGATCACGGGCACTGTCTTCACTGAGCTCAATGATGAGAAGGTGCTGCAG GAGCTAGACATGAGTGACTTTGAGGAGCAGTTCAAGACAAAATCCCAAGGTCCCAGCCTAGACCTCAGTGCTCTCAAGGGTAAGGCGGCCCAGAAGGCCCCTAGCAAGGCCATCCTCATCGAGGCTAACCGGGCCAAGAACCTGGCCATCACCTTGCGCAAGGGCAACCTGGGGGCTGATCGCATCTGCCAGGCCATCGAGAT GTACGACCTCCAGGCTCTTGGCCTAGACTTCCTGGAATTGCTGACCCGCTTCTTGCCCACGGAATATGAGCGTAGCCTCATTGCCCGCTTCGAGCGGGAACAGCGACCCATGGAGGAACTGTCGGAGGAGGATCGATTCATGCTTCGCTTCAGCCGCATCCCGCGCCTGCCAGAGCGCATGGCCACGCTCACCTTCCTGGGCAACTTTCCCGAGACTGTGCAGCTGCTCATGCCG CAACTGAATGCCATAATTgcagcctcaatgtccatcaagtCCTCTGACAAACTCCGCCAGATCCTGGAG atTGTCCTGGCCTTTGGCAACTACATGAACAGCAGTAAGCGTGGAGCAGCCTATGGCTTCCGGCTCCAGAGTCTGGATGTG CTGCTGGAGATGAAGTCGACTGACCGCAAGCAGACGCTGCTGCACTATCTGGTGAAGGTCATTGCTGAGAAGTACCCACAGCTCACAGGCTTCCACAGTGACCTGCACTTCCTGGACAAGGCAGGCTCAG tgtCCCTGGACAGTGTCCTAGGGGACGTGCGCTCCCTACAGCGAGGCCTAGAGTTGACCCAGAGAGAGTTTGTGCGGCAGGACGACTGCACGGTGCTCAAGGAGTTCCTGAGGACCAACTCGCCCACCATGGATAAGCTTTTGGCGGACAGCAAGACGGCTCAG GAGGCCTACGAGTCTGTGGTGGAGTACTTCGGAGAGAACCCCAAGACCACCTCCCCCTCCATGTTCTTTTCCCTCTTCAGCCGCTTTATCAAGGCCTACAAG AAAGCCGAGCAAGAGGTGGAACAGTGGAAGAAAGAAGCAGCAGCCCAGGAGGCAGGCGCTGACgccccaggcagaggggaagTCCCAGCACCCAAG TCACCACCCAAGGCCCGGCGGCAGCAGATGGACCTCATCTCTGAGCTGAAGCGGAAGCAGCAGAAGGAGCCTCTTATCTATGAGAGTGACCGTGATGGGGCCATTGAAGATATCATCACAG ATCTGCGGAACCAGCCCTACATCCGCGCAGACACAGGCCGCAGAAGCGCTCGCCGGCGCCCCCCGGGGCCCCCCCTGCAGGTCACCTCGGACATCTCTCTGTAA
- the FMNL1 gene encoding formin-like protein 1 isoform X7, with translation MVRPDVPGRQRVEDRAQALESGRLRNCMNLPPDKVQLLSQYDNEKKWELICDQERFQVKNPPTAYIQKLKSYLETGGVSRKVAADWMSNLGFKRRVQESTQVLRELEISLRTNHIGWVEEFLNEENRGLDVLLEYLAFAQCSVTYDMESTDNGVPGSEKSKPLEQSVEDLSKGPPSALPPQPKSRHLTIKCPPSPRLTPAHSRKALRNSRIVSQKDDVHVCIMCLRAIMNYQSGFSLVMTHPACVNEIALSLNNKNPRTKALVLELLAAVCLVRGGHDIILAAFDNFKEVCGEQHRFEKLMEYFQKEDSNIDFMVACMQFINIVVHSVENMNFRVFLQYEFTHLGLDLYLERLRLTESDKLQVQIQAYLDNVFDVGALLEDTETKNAVLEHMEELQEQVAQLTEKLRDAENESMAKIAELEKQLSQARKELETLRERFSESTPMVASRRPPEPEKVPTPVPARPSALELKVEELEEKGLIRILRGPGDAVSIEILPVAVATTSSSDAGTPTPTPGVPTGSPSPGSDLPPAGEPQLVAGAVPPPPPPPPPPPPPLPGLPTHQEATPLAPPLGPPLPGSSEPPPPPPPLPGDVPPPPPPPPLPSGTDGPVPPPPPPPPGGPSDAPEMGPGVKAKKPIQTKFRMPLLNWVALKPSQITGTVFTELNDEKVLQELDMSDFEEQFKTKSQGPSLDLSALKGKAAQKAPSKAILIEANRAKNLAITLRKGNLGADRICQAIEMYDLQALGLDFLELLTRFLPTEYERSLIARFEREQRPMEELSEEDRFMLRFSRIPRLPERMATLTFLGNFPETVQLLMPQLNAIIAASMSIKSSDKLRQILEIVLAFGNYMNSSKRGAAYGFRLQSLDVLLEMKSTDRKQTLLHYLVKVIAEKYPQLTGFHSDLHFLDKAGSVSLDSVLGDVRSLQRGLELTQREFVRQDDCTVLKEFLRTNSPTMDKLLADSKTAQEAYESVVEYFGENPKTTSPSMFFSLFSRFIKAYKGSSPPKIWPSSVLSFL, from the exons ATGGTCAGGCCAGATGTGCCAGGGAGGCAGCGTGTGGAAGACAGAGCCCAGGCCCTGGAGTCAGGCCGACTTAGA AACTGCATGAACTTGCCCCCGGACAAGGTGCAGCTGCTGAGCCAGTATGACAACGAGAAGAAGTGGGAGCTCATTTGTGACCAG GAGCGGTTTCAAGTCAAGAACCCTCCCACAGCCTATATCCAGAAGCTGAAGAGCTACCTGGAAACTGGTGGGGTCAGCCGAAAGGTAGCAGCGGACTGGATGTCTAACCTGGGG TTTAAGAGGCGAGTTCAGGAGTCTACACAGGTGCTGCGGGAGCTGGAGATCTCCCTGAGGACAAACCACATTGG GTGGGTGGAGGAGTTCCTCAATGAGGAGAACCGTGGCCTGGATGTACTTCTCGAGTACCTGGCTTTTGCCCAGTGCTCCGTCAC GTATGACATGGAGAGCACAGACAACGGGGTGCCCGGGTCAGAGAAGAGCAAGCCCTTGGAGCAGTCGGTGGAAGATCTCAGCAAGGGTCCACCCTCAGCCTTGCCTCCACAGCCCAAGAGTCGCCACCTGACCATCAA gtgccccccttctCCCCG GCTGACCCCAGCCCACAGCAGGAAGGCCCTGCGGAATTCTCGCATCGTTAGCCAGAAGGATGACGTCCATGTCTGTATCATGTGCTTGCGTGCCATCATGAACTACCAG TCTGGCTTCAGCCTGGTCATGACGCACCCAGCCTGTGTCAATGAGATTGCCCTGAGCCTCAACAACAAGAACCCCAG aacCAAGGCTCTGGTGCTGGAGCTGCTGGCGGCGGTGTGTCTGGTGCGAGGAGGACATGACATCATCCTTGCGGCCTTCGACAACTTCAAGGAG GTGTGTGGGGAGCAGCACCGCTTTGAAAAGCTGATGGAATATTTCCAGAAAGAGGACAGCAACATTGACTTCATG GTGGCCTGCATGCAATTCATCAACATCGTGGTCCACTCTGTGGAGAACATGAACTTCCGTGTCTTCTTGCAATATGAGTTCACCCACCTGGGCTTGGACTTATACTTGGAG AGGCTCCGGCTCACGGAGAGTGACAAGCTGCAGGTGCAGATTCAAGCATACTTGGACAATGTGTTTGATGTGGGTGCGCTGCTGGAGGACACTGAGACTAAGAATGCTGTGCTGGAGCACATGGAGGAGCTGCAGGAGCAGGTGGCCCAG CTGACAGAAAAGCTTCGGGACGCGGAGAACGAATCCATGGCCAAGATTGCCGAGCTGGAAAAGCAGCTAAGCCAGGCTCGAAAGGAATTGGAGACCCTGCGG GAACGCTTCAGCGAGTCGACCCCCATGGTCGCCTCTAGGCGTCCCCCTGAGCCTGAGAAAGTGCCTACCCCCGTCCCTGCACGGCCTTCGGCCCTAGAGCTTAAGGTGGAGGAGCTAGAAGAGAAGGGGTTAATCCGTATTCTGCGGGGGCCCGGGGATGCTGTCTCCATCGAGATCCTCCCGGTCGCTGTGGCAACTACAAGCAGCAGTGACGCTGGGACTCCGACTCCGACTCCCGGAGTGCCCACCGGCTCACCCAGCCCAG GCTCAGATCTCCCGCCTGCGGGAGAGCCACAGCTGGTTGCTGGAGcagtacccccacccccaccgccaccgccaccaccgccccccccacTGCCCGGCCTCCCCACCCATCAGGAAGCCACGCCTTTGGCGCCCCCACTGGGCCCACCCCTACCTGGTAGCTCggagcccccgcccccgcccccaccgctaCCGGGAGATGTGCCgcctccacccccaccgccaCCGCTGCCTTCTGGCACAGATGGGCCAGTGCCTCCACCGCCCCCACCGCCTCCGGGAGGTCCCTCTGATGCCCCAGAGATGGGCCCAG GAGTGAAGGCCAAGAAACCCATACAGACCAAGTTCAGAATGCCACTCTTAAACTGGGTGGCCCTGAAACCCAGCCAGATCACGGGCACTGTCTTCACTGAGCTCAATGATGAGAAGGTGCTGCAG GAGCTAGACATGAGTGACTTTGAGGAGCAGTTCAAGACAAAATCCCAAGGTCCCAGCCTAGACCTCAGTGCTCTCAAGGGTAAGGCGGCCCAGAAGGCCCCTAGCAAGGCCATCCTCATCGAGGCTAACCGGGCCAAGAACCTGGCCATCACCTTGCGCAAGGGCAACCTGGGGGCTGATCGCATCTGCCAGGCCATCGAGAT GTACGACCTCCAGGCTCTTGGCCTAGACTTCCTGGAATTGCTGACCCGCTTCTTGCCCACGGAATATGAGCGTAGCCTCATTGCCCGCTTCGAGCGGGAACAGCGACCCATGGAGGAACTGTCGGAGGAGGATCGATTCATGCTTCGCTTCAGCCGCATCCCGCGCCTGCCAGAGCGCATGGCCACGCTCACCTTCCTGGGCAACTTTCCCGAGACTGTGCAGCTGCTCATGCCG CAACTGAATGCCATAATTgcagcctcaatgtccatcaagtCCTCTGACAAACTCCGCCAGATCCTGGAG atTGTCCTGGCCTTTGGCAACTACATGAACAGCAGTAAGCGTGGAGCAGCCTATGGCTTCCGGCTCCAGAGTCTGGATGTG CTGCTGGAGATGAAGTCGACTGACCGCAAGCAGACGCTGCTGCACTATCTGGTGAAGGTCATTGCTGAGAAGTACCCACAGCTCACAGGCTTCCACAGTGACCTGCACTTCCTGGACAAGGCAGGCTCAG tgtCCCTGGACAGTGTCCTAGGGGACGTGCGCTCCCTACAGCGAGGCCTAGAGTTGACCCAGAGAGAGTTTGTGCGGCAGGACGACTGCACGGTGCTCAAGGAGTTCCTGAGGACCAACTCGCCCACCATGGATAAGCTTTTGGCGGACAGCAAGACGGCTCAG GAGGCCTACGAGTCTGTGGTGGAGTACTTCGGAGAGAACCCCAAGACCACCTCCCCCTCCATGTTCTTTTCCCTCTTCAGCCGCTTTATCAAGGCCTACAAG GGATCCTCACCCCCAAAGATCTGGCCCTCTTCCGTACTCTCATTTCTATGA